Proteins from a genomic interval of Medicago truncatula cultivar Jemalong A17 chromosome 3, MtrunA17r5.0-ANR, whole genome shotgun sequence:
- the LOC11421726 gene encoding GDSL esterase/lipase At5g55050, with protein sequence MDISIVMIRNSFLLISCFVFFSLGFLEAQKTPAIYVFGDSLVDVGNNNHLTLSLVKAILPYYGIDFPTKKPTGRFSNGKNAADLIAEKIGLATSPPYLSLVSKINFNKKNVSFLHGVNFASGGAGIFNGTDPTIRQSISLTKQVDYYSQVHEKLTQQTEASTLQKHLSKSIFAIVIGSNDIFGYYNSMDLQKKNTPQQYVDSMTSSLKIQLQRLYNNGARKFEIVGVGPIGCCPISRLKNKTECFSQTNLLSIKYNKGLQSMLKEWKLENKDLISYSYFDSFAALQDIIQNSISYGFKDVKDACCGLGELNAQFFCTPVSSLCANRQDHIFWDPVHPTEAAMRIFVDRLYNGPSKYTFPINMEQLVAI encoded by the exons ATGGATATTTCCATAGTTATGATAAGGAATTCATTTCTACTTATCTCTTGCTTTGTCTTCTTCAGCTTAGGATTCTTAGAAGCTCAAAAGACTCCAGCTATTTATGTGTTTGGAGATTCACTTGTTGATGTTGGCAACAATAATCACTTGACTCTTTCTCTTGTAAAGGCAATTCTTCCTTACTATGGCATTGATTTTCCAACTAAGAAACCAACTGGGAGGTTTAGCAATGGCAAAAATGCTGCTGATTTGATTG CTGAAAAAATAGGTCTTGCCACGTCACCACCTTACCTCTCCTTAGTatctaaaatcaatttcaacaaGAAGAATGTATCATTCTTGCATGGTGTTAACTTTGCATCTGGAGGTGCTGGAATATTTAATGGCACAGATCCAACTATT AGACAGTCAATATCTTTGACAAAGCAAGTGGACTATTATTCACAAGTGCATGAAAAATTGACACAACAAACAGAAGCATCTACACTTCAGAAACACCTCTCAAAATCCATATTTGCTATAGTGATTGGAAGCAATGATATATTTGGTTACTATAACTCAATGgatcttcaaaagaaaaatactcCACAACAATATGTGGATTCCATGACTTCCTCACTAAAAATACAATTACAG AGACTATATAACAATGGTGCTAGGAAATTTGAGATTGTTGGAGTTGGTCCAATTGGATGCTGCCCAATAAGCAGGCTCAAGAACAAAACAGAATGTTTTTCACAAACCAATTTATTgtcaattaaatataataaagggCTTCAATCCATGTTGAAGGAATGGAAATTGGAGAACAAGGACTTAATAAGTTACTCATATTTTGATAGTTTTGCTGCCCTACAAGACATCATTCAGAATTCAATTTCTTACG GATTTAAAGACGTGAAAGATGCTTGTTGTGGACTTGGTGAGCTGAATGCTCAATTTTTTTGTACACCAGTTTCAAGCCTTTGTGCCAATAGACAAGACCATATTTTTTGGGATCCAGTCCATCCTACTGAGGCAGCCATGCGTATCTTTGTTGATAGACTTTACAATGGACCTTCAAAATACACATTTCCTATTAATATGGAACAACTAGTAGCTATTTGA
- the LOC11425252 gene encoding GDSL esterase/lipase At5g55050 has translation MDSIVMMRNSFLFISCFIFFSLGFLKAQKTPAIYVFGDSLVDVGNNNYLTLSLVKATLPHYGIDFPTKKPTGRFSNGKNAADLIAEKLGLATSPPYLSLVSKINFNKKNVSFLDGVNFASGGAGIFNGTDENFRQSIPLTKQVDYYSQMHEKLTQQTEASILQNHLSKSIFAVVIGSNDIFGYFNSKDLQKKNTPQQYVDSMASSLKVQLQRLYNNGARKFEIIGVSTIGCCPSLRLKNKTECFSEANLMSMKYNEVLQSMLKELKLVNKDLSYSYFDTYAALQDLIQNPKSYGFADVKDACCGLGELNSQFLCTPISIICSNRQDHIFWDQFHPTEAATRTFVDKLYNGPSKYTSPINMEQLLAL, from the exons atgGATTCCATAGTTATGATGAGGAATTCATTTCTATTTATCTCTTGCTTTATCTTCTTCAGCTTAGGGTTCTTAAAAGCTCAAAAGACTCCAGCTATTTATGTGTTTGGAGACTCACTTGTTGATGTTGGCAATAACAATTACTTGACTCTTTCCCTTGTAAAAGCAACTCTTCCTCACTATGGCATTGATTTTCCAACTAAGAAACCAACTGGGAGGTTTAGCAATGGCAAAAATGCTGCTGATTTGATTG CTGAAAAATTAGGCCTTGCTACGTCACCTCCTTACCTCTCACTAGTATCTAAGATCAATTTCAACAAGAAGAATGTATCATTCTTGGATGGTGTTAACTTTGCATCTGGGGGTGCTGGTATATTCAATGGCACAGATGAAAATTTT AGACAATCAATACCTTTGACAAAGCAAGTGGACTATTATTCACAAATGCATGAAAAATTGACACAACAAACAGAAGCATCTATACTTCAGAATCATCTCTCAAAATCCATATTTGCTGTTGTGATTGGAAGCAATGATATATTTGGTTACTTTAATTCAAAGgatcttcaaaagaaaaacactcCACAACAATATGTGGATTCCATGGCTTCCTCACTAAAAGTGCAACTACAG AGATTATACAACAATGGTGCAAGGAAATTTGAAATTATTGGTGTTAGTACAATTGGATGTTGTCCTTCATTGAGGCTCAAGAACAAAACTGAATGTTTTTCAGAAGCCAATTTAATGTCAATGAAATATAATGAAGTCCTTCAATCCATGTTGAAGGAATTGAAATTGGTGAACAAGGACTTAAGTTACTCATACTTTGATACTTATGCTGCCCTCCAAGACCTAATTCAAAACCCAAAGTCTTATG gaTTTGCAGATGTGAAAGATGCTTGTTGTGGACTTGGTGAATTGAATTCTCAATTTCTGTGTACACCAATTTCAATCATTTGTTCTAATAGACAAGACCATATATTTTGGGATCAATTTCATCCTACTGAGGCAGCCACACGCACTTTTGTGGATAAACTTTATAATGGACCTTCAAAATACACATCTCCTATTAATATGGAACAACTACTAGCTCTTTGA